The Echinicola rosea genome has a segment encoding these proteins:
- the thiM gene encoding hydroxyethylthiazole kinase codes for MKESVINNLKTVREKGPLVQSITNYVVMNNTANALLAIGASPIMAHAKLEMADMVNIVNALVVNIGTLDEFWVDSMLLAAKEANERNTPWVLDPVGAGATPYRNETLTRLLAFKPTIIRGNASEIMALAKANVQTKGVDSSHSSDEALAYGKQLSKETSSVVCISGAIDYVIDGDKLAVIKNGDALMGKVTGMGCTATALVAALAGIEPDPFTATVSGMTLLGLAGEIAARKAEGPGTLQLYLYDALYHLKESEVKQWAKVEVSND; via the coding sequence ATGAAAGAATCTGTAATCAACAATCTAAAGACAGTAAGGGAAAAAGGCCCATTGGTGCAGAGTATCACCAATTATGTGGTCATGAACAATACCGCCAATGCGCTGCTGGCGATTGGGGCATCCCCAATCATGGCCCATGCCAAGCTGGAGATGGCGGACATGGTCAACATCGTCAATGCACTGGTCGTGAATATCGGGACACTGGACGAGTTTTGGGTGGACAGTATGTTACTGGCAGCCAAAGAAGCCAATGAGCGAAACACCCCTTGGGTTTTGGATCCGGTGGGGGCTGGTGCCACACCCTATCGAAATGAGACCTTGACGAGGCTTTTGGCTTTCAAGCCGACCATTATTCGAGGAAATGCTTCTGAAATTATGGCGTTGGCCAAAGCAAATGTGCAAACAAAGGGAGTGGACAGTAGCCATTCTTCTGATGAGGCCTTAGCATATGGAAAGCAGCTATCCAAAGAGACTTCGTCTGTTGTCTGTATTTCAGGTGCGATAGACTATGTTATTGATGGAGATAAGTTGGCGGTAATCAAGAACGGGGATGCCCTGATGGGAAAGGTGACCGGGATGGGGTGTACTGCCACCGCTTTAGTGGCTGCCTTAGCGGGAATTGAGCCAGATCCTTTCACGGCAACTGTCTCAGGAATGACCCTATTAGGCCTTGCCGGTGAGATAGCTGCTAGAAAAGCAGAGGGGCCTGGGACGCTTCAGTTGTACCTATACGATGCACTTTATCATCTCAAGGAAAGCGAAGTGAAGCAGTGGGCAAAAGTGGAAGTGAGCAATGACTGA
- a CDS encoding LLM class flavin-dependent oxidoreductase yields MKNTKPLDEVAFSVLDLAIIKENHDAADAFERSLDLAKHTEKWGYKRFWLAEHHNMVSVGSSATAVLIGHIAGGTQRIRVGSGGIMLPNHAPLMVAEQFGTLASLYPDRVDLGLGRAPGTDQTTAKALRRDRLETVEEFPRDLEELQVYLSDENIDGKVRAIPGEGLDIPIYLLGSSMSSAMLAAKRGLPYAFASHFAPAQFLDAIRYYREHFQPSEYLKSPYVISCVNVIAAETDEKAHKMATSFYQMALGIVRRKSYPLRPPVDTMEGIWTEAEAAAINQMMACSFVGDKTSVREDLEHFQEITQVDEIMICSHIFDHGERLKSYELAASCFNKDLVAP; encoded by the coding sequence ATGAAGAATACTAAACCACTGGACGAAGTAGCTTTTTCCGTATTGGATTTGGCTATTATCAAAGAAAACCACGATGCAGCTGATGCATTCGAAAGGAGTTTAGACCTGGCTAAGCATACTGAGAAGTGGGGATATAAACGTTTTTGGCTCGCGGAACACCATAATATGGTCAGCGTGGGCAGTTCTGCCACAGCAGTATTGATCGGTCATATCGCTGGTGGCACGCAGCGCATTCGGGTTGGCTCGGGAGGAATTATGCTGCCCAACCATGCCCCACTGATGGTGGCAGAGCAATTTGGCACCTTGGCATCCCTCTATCCTGATCGGGTCGACCTCGGCTTGGGGCGGGCACCTGGTACCGACCAGACCACTGCCAAGGCTTTGAGAAGGGATCGGTTGGAAACCGTAGAGGAATTTCCACGAGATTTGGAGGAATTGCAGGTTTACCTGTCCGATGAAAATATCGATGGTAAGGTAAGGGCCATTCCCGGTGAGGGACTTGATATTCCCATTTACCTTTTGGGAAGCAGTATGAGCAGTGCTATGCTTGCTGCTAAAAGGGGATTGCCATATGCTTTTGCCAGTCATTTTGCGCCTGCGCAGTTTTTGGATGCCATTCGGTATTACCGGGAGCATTTTCAGCCTTCTGAATATTTAAAAAGCCCCTATGTGATTTCATGTGTCAATGTGATTGCTGCCGAAACCGATGAAAAAGCCCATAAGATGGCCACTTCATTTTATCAAATGGCCTTGGGGATCGTACGAAGGAAATCCTATCCATTACGGCCTCCAGTGGATACCATGGAAGGGATTTGGACAGAAGCTGAGGCAGCCGCTATCAACCAGATGATGGCCTGTAGTTTTGTGGGAGATAAGACATCTGTCCGGGAGGATTTGGAGCATTTTCAGGAAATCACCCAAGTGGATGAAATCATGATTTGTTCCCACATCTTTGATCACGGGGAACGCCTAAAGTCCTATGAGCTGGCGGCTTCGTGTTTTAACAAGGATTTGGTAGCGCCGTAA
- the cysM gene encoding cysteine synthase CysM, with protein MKLVELIGNTPLVELEHIPTNPNVKIYCKLEGQNPGGSVKDRAAYSMIKRAMDRGDIKKGDRIVEATSGNTGIALAMIAKVLGVEMILIMPDNSTRERVVSMEAYGAEVILTPAAKTIEYSRTLAEEMAEREGYYILNQFANPDNYQAHYEGTGPEIIRDTNGEITHFVSAMGTTGTIMGVSRYLKEQNPMIQIVGTQPTDGSSIPGIRRWSPEFLPKIYDASRVDKIIDVSQDEATEMTRRMAKEEGILAGMSSGGALHAAVKLAETLDSGVIVCVTCDRGDRYLSSDLFG; from the coding sequence ATGAAATTAGTTGAGTTGATTGGCAATACACCACTGGTGGAGCTTGAACATATCCCTACCAACCCTAATGTCAAAATTTACTGTAAACTGGAAGGACAAAACCCCGGAGGCAGTGTAAAAGACCGTGCTGCCTATAGCATGATCAAGAGGGCCATGGACCGCGGAGATATCAAAAAGGGTGATAGGATAGTAGAGGCTACCAGTGGCAACACGGGCATAGCCCTTGCCATGATTGCCAAAGTGCTCGGTGTGGAAATGATCCTGATCATGCCCGATAATTCAACCCGGGAGCGGGTGGTTTCAATGGAAGCCTACGGAGCAGAAGTCATCTTGACTCCAGCAGCCAAGACAATTGAATATTCCAGGACACTTGCCGAGGAGATGGCCGAAAGGGAAGGGTATTATATCCTTAACCAATTTGCCAACCCAGATAATTACCAAGCTCACTATGAGGGGACAGGGCCTGAAATCATTCGGGATACCAATGGTGAGATTACGCATTTTGTTTCCGCTATGGGGACCACCGGTACCATTATGGGAGTTTCCAGGTACCTGAAAGAGCAAAATCCGATGATCCAAATTGTCGGTACACAACCTACCGATGGTTCTAGTATACCGGGGATCAGAAGATGGTCACCTGAATTTTTGCCCAAGATTTATGATGCTTCCCGAGTGGATAAAATCATCGATGTGAGTCAGGATGAGGCCACTGAAATGACCCGTCGAATGGCAAAGGAAGAAGGCATTCTAGCGGGAATGAGCAGTGGAGGAGCTTTGCATGCTGCGGTGAAGCTAGCAGAGACTCTCGATTCAGGAGTGATTGTCTGTGTCACCTGTGATCGTGGTGATCGCTATCTGAGCTCTGATTTGTTTGGATGA
- the epsC gene encoding serine O-acetyltransferase EpsC, translating into MEYRQSFIKKIYDSHKQCPGCPSPRKVQEFFEGVLGVLFPEYAVKIMKDPQEIEDRLAYYEIQLREILGNNNRLIDESSETVAADFFDRLSDVYDAIHEDILAMFEGDPAAKSTTEVIRSYPGFYAIAAYRIAHLLQKQGVSLIPRMITEFAHSKTGIDIHPGAEIGRFFCIDHGTGVVIGETTRIGDHVKIYQGVTLGALSVNKEDADVQRHPTIEDHVVIYAGATILGGKTVIGAESVIGGNVWLTKSIPAKSKIYYQTKMYDASAETTDMYVFKNDA; encoded by the coding sequence ATGGAATATAGACAATCATTTATAAAGAAAATTTACGATTCCCACAAGCAATGCCCAGGATGCCCTTCTCCCAGAAAGGTTCAGGAGTTTTTTGAGGGTGTTTTGGGAGTGCTTTTTCCGGAATATGCGGTCAAGATCATGAAAGATCCCCAAGAGATTGAGGATAGGTTGGCATATTACGAAATCCAATTGCGTGAAATTTTGGGCAATAACAATCGCCTGATTGACGAAAGTAGTGAAACCGTAGCAGCGGATTTTTTTGATCGGCTTTCTGATGTTTATGATGCGATTCATGAAGATATACTAGCAATGTTTGAAGGGGATCCAGCAGCTAAATCTACCACAGAAGTGATCAGAAGTTATCCTGGGTTTTATGCAATAGCTGCGTATCGAATTGCCCACCTGCTCCAAAAACAAGGCGTTTCACTTATTCCTAGGATGATTACAGAGTTTGCCCACAGCAAAACGGGTATTGATATCCATCCGGGAGCGGAAATTGGTAGGTTCTTTTGCATAGACCATGGTACCGGTGTGGTGATTGGTGAGACCACCAGGATAGGTGACCATGTGAAGATTTATCAAGGGGTTACCCTTGGGGCGCTAAGTGTGAACAAGGAGGATGCTGATGTCCAACGCCACCCCACCATCGAGGATCATGTGGTCATTTATGCTGGAGCGACGATTCTTGGGGGCAAGACCGTCATTGGGGCAGAAAGTGTGATCGGCGGGAATGTATGGCTGACCAAAAGTATTCCTGCCAAAAGCAAAATTTATTATCAGACCAAAATGTACGATGCCAGTGCGGAGACCACTGATATGTATGTTTTCAAAAATGATGCGTAG
- a CDS encoding FtsB family cell division protein, giving the protein MAKYLKYTKNFYFIFTVLFVIWMVFIDNNDIISQIKLQAKLNSLEDQKEFYMERKEKIKAEREELLSNYELLEKFARERYLMKKKTEDLYVIVEE; this is encoded by the coding sequence ATGGCCAAATACCTCAAATACACCAAAAACTTCTATTTTATCTTCACGGTACTTTTTGTGATCTGGATGGTGTTTATCGATAATAACGACATCATCAGTCAGATCAAACTACAGGCTAAGCTCAACAGTTTGGAAGATCAAAAGGAGTTCTATATGGAGCGTAAAGAAAAAATCAAGGCAGAAAGGGAAGAATTGCTCAGTAATTATGAACTTTTAGAGAAGTTTGCTCGTGAAAGATATTTGATGAAGAAAAAAACTGAAGACCTATATGTTATTGTTGAAGAATAA